The following coding sequences lie in one Tichowtungia aerotolerans genomic window:
- a CDS encoding LamG-like jellyroll fold domain-containing protein, whose translation MGAFSVCADSFSDSEIVSLSFESGPDCCDQNGVAGSYLKTDAGSSELFRAFGSLISGPVTVSCWIKIDSFPENGAAAWTDQSPMTVYRMYPAGHDVAAYCRIYKKRVRVSYYQSGVLDINLDGVTELETDQWYHITVTDDGVREIRLYVNGVLDAKASNGFSRPAWVGINLVQMGGRRHLLGGLDELRVFNKSLLSEQVTGLMKEGVRSSDLSEIQNSTSKSSSLYGWYPALKVKDNVLHPLIDQLCCSATVLPWYGANSKDLLLRGADNMLGTRTAVYRYLGEHQGLPVYDSGTTIKNLPGKNYQAVVRENGLFDIYANGYETIYGKKSIIRYVNCGVAGAPKFGEAELVFVDGEDISSALGSRQLSGWCITDVDGDQTPDLLFAGITVPGEGYWPFGQSPWSGRDMPHIGAGKGYDVRGQWLGGHRISEVFWAKGSRNRNGDLSFSNSQMVYDRMTGNSLKWLSGESERALNVIECEGKRYLLQTGSVDEILAFQMQWEDGDLVCAAAENVLGSGPTVRETYFPAKVVVEDMDNDGVPEILLDGNPGRIVMLKGSRIGAFEEVGSVLMKGGSVAGDTLVAPCRVDWTGNGADDLIVGDASGWLVFWPGTDDATVYGTPTFMRTGDEVVHHQAGYSGSIQGPNEKRWGYLKPTVGHWNGDSKPDLISNDIEGRLFLYERTDDPMVLTSPVPFALNGKPLQIAWRAGPAIIDSKYAYGGAVQSALLLVDWNGNLSVGVPHQPGGTNFSSIDKLTYEDGSPMIMCGPAGHWGRTCVSVVDWDEDGVWDVVCGSINGCNLYILGEKLSSGGTTPLFIRNIGSNSDPVFARPVPIRKADGSLLNFRIHTATPWPTDLDGDGRLDLLVGAEDGKVYSLYRDDLSW comes from the coding sequence ATGGGTGCTTTTTCGGTTTGTGCGGATTCTTTCAGTGATTCAGAAATTGTGTCGCTTTCCTTTGAATCCGGCCCGGATTGTTGTGATCAAAACGGTGTGGCTGGAAGTTATCTTAAAACCGATGCCGGCAGTAGCGAGTTATTTAGAGCATTCGGTTCGTTGATTTCCGGTCCGGTAACTGTTTCCTGCTGGATTAAAATCGACTCTTTTCCGGAAAATGGCGCTGCTGCATGGACAGATCAAAGTCCTATGACGGTTTATCGAATGTATCCTGCCGGTCACGATGTGGCGGCTTACTGCCGAATCTATAAGAAACGGGTGCGGGTCAGTTATTATCAAAGCGGTGTGCTGGATATTAATCTGGATGGTGTCACAGAGCTGGAAACCGATCAATGGTATCACATTACGGTTACAGATGACGGCGTTCGAGAAATTCGTTTGTACGTGAACGGGGTTTTGGACGCCAAGGCATCGAATGGGTTTTCGCGTCCGGCATGGGTAGGAATTAATTTGGTGCAGATGGGTGGCCGACGGCATTTGCTGGGCGGGTTGGATGAGCTTCGTGTTTTCAACAAAAGTTTATTGAGCGAGCAGGTGACGGGTCTGATGAAGGAAGGTGTTCGGTCGAGCGATCTTTCGGAAATTCAAAATTCCACATCCAAAAGCAGTTCGTTATATGGTTGGTATCCGGCTCTGAAAGTGAAGGATAATGTGTTGCATCCGCTGATTGACCAGTTGTGTTGCAGTGCTACGGTGCTTCCATGGTATGGTGCGAACTCTAAAGATTTGCTTCTGCGTGGGGCAGATAACATGCTCGGAACGCGGACGGCGGTTTATCGGTATCTGGGTGAGCATCAGGGGTTGCCTGTGTATGATTCCGGAACAACCATTAAGAATCTGCCCGGGAAAAATTATCAGGCGGTGGTTCGCGAAAACGGGCTGTTCGATATTTATGCGAATGGATATGAGACGATTTACGGCAAAAAGAGCATTATCCGTTATGTGAATTGCGGTGTGGCTGGGGCTCCGAAATTTGGCGAAGCGGAACTGGTGTTTGTTGATGGAGAGGATATTAGTTCTGCACTTGGCAGTAGGCAGCTTTCAGGTTGGTGCATTACTGATGTGGATGGCGATCAAACGCCGGATCTGCTGTTTGCGGGAATCACTGTTCCGGGCGAAGGATACTGGCCTTTTGGTCAGAGCCCGTGGTCAGGCCGGGATATGCCTCACATTGGTGCGGGCAAAGGGTATGATGTCCGCGGACAGTGGCTGGGGGGGCATCGAATCAGTGAGGTTTTTTGGGCGAAGGGCTCTCGGAATCGCAATGGAGATCTTAGCTTTTCTAATAGCCAGATGGTGTATGACCGAATGACGGGTAATTCGCTCAAATGGCTTTCCGGGGAGTCGGAGCGCGCTCTGAATGTGATAGAGTGCGAAGGGAAGCGCTATCTGCTTCAGACAGGGAGCGTAGATGAAATTCTGGCATTTCAAATGCAGTGGGAAGACGGGGATCTGGTTTGTGCTGCCGCTGAGAATGTGTTGGGCAGTGGGCCGACTGTGAGGGAAACCTATTTCCCTGCAAAGGTTGTTGTCGAGGATATGGATAACGATGGTGTTCCCGAGATTCTCCTCGACGGGAATCCTGGTCGCATTGTGATGCTGAAGGGATCTCGGATCGGAGCTTTTGAAGAAGTGGGTTCGGTTCTGATGAAGGGCGGTTCGGTTGCCGGAGATACGTTGGTTGCGCCTTGTCGCGTGGACTGGACTGGGAATGGGGCCGATGATTTGATTGTGGGGGATGCTTCCGGTTGGCTTGTGTTTTGGCCGGGAACCGATGATGCAACCGTTTATGGAACTCCGACGTTTATGAGAACGGGTGACGAAGTGGTTCACCATCAGGCTGGATATTCCGGTTCCATTCAGGGACCGAATGAAAAACGGTGGGGTTATCTCAAGCCAACGGTGGGGCACTGGAACGGTGATTCGAAGCCGGACCTGATTTCGAACGATATTGAGGGTCGCTTGTTTCTGTATGAACGGACCGATGATCCGATGGTGCTGACATCTCCGGTTCCATTTGCGCTGAACGGAAAGCCGTTGCAGATTGCATGGCGTGCTGGACCCGCCATCATTGACTCAAAATATGCGTATGGTGGTGCTGTACAAAGCGCATTGCTGTTGGTGGACTGGAACGGAAATTTGTCCGTTGGGGTTCCGCATCAGCCGGGTGGAACGAATTTTTCATCGATTGATAAGTTAACATATGAGGATGGCTCTCCCATGATCATGTGCGGCCCTGCCGGGCATTGGGGGCGGACTTGTGTTTCTGTTGTCGACTGGGATGAGGACGGTGTCTGGGATGTTGTTTGCGGTTCAATCAATGGCTGTAATCTTTATATTCTCGGCGAAAAGCTTAGCTCCGGTGGTACAACGCCGCTCTTTATCAGGAACATCGGATCAAACAGTGATCCGGTGTTTGCTCGTCCGGTGCCGATCCGAAAGGCGGATGGAAGCCTGTTGAATTTCAGGATTCATACGGCAACGCCATGGCCGACAGATCTGGACGGGGATGGACGCCTGGATCTTCTTGTTGGTGCGGAAGATGGCAAAGTCTACAGTTTGTATCGGGATGATCTTTCCTGGTAG
- a CDS encoding right-handed parallel beta-helix repeat-containing protein yields the protein MEFDTRTFEGSGLNTFVGLFNDSGDNDDHPQLNWIGAVLSVGGVHGTTKNSSGYLASTPIALDGTGVLHRVKMKVYNTGEQTLMDVSLYRIDDETFEVEQINEIAGFVVLDEGESFVQGLDVFGVRNKINSEQIPPSYLSADLDNLYFSLETANKEQPVPSFAPLCVSAKLSTGSPYFDPWNTDRWSEWYSGTNLIKSFAVDCNVVLADRGGSTNRWKPSVSQLSSGRLFYLGNCSRGITFDGNGQYIDARLGKASSVTVQTLYEHYEEYSHSIRHPLTNCFYCVGIEEPTFDETIIRDLWVFGCIHAFRTGGISHPVTVDAVRFRQNFWSALLSGKNTTISHCSLMEGAWGGLYLGYGSSFNHIEYVSWRDNNYQQHKYYSDIAVDSSYGNLIENCTHEAPSGGDYHVAVKMFRNMGEGPGGIAHHLRETPPNDNIFRNNSIAGYSVGYEAAARMGEDIVYDLSGEGRDYASYNLFEDNSFFSTSVGIKVNVSGNSIRGNLFQNVIHPIVLHCVFYSLTETRIEDQDGTRVSFWEKNSDYTGSPDYAKWFSLQNDLNSDTDPSERYFHLSYSGAPAFDTFTGSSVLVKQTDNNTSQIINRSTMKDVYASGGTPVDIAIGNFWDSNPGDEIAIIWDAPVSRIAGTNYYSIIIYDTNGIEVNRCGKSTVPWRAIASGNFISLLGDEIAAVPETAVDGKYPIYVFARGREHASYTNIPNNTVKIHCLAGGDFNPSLRFDEIAYVSSSARTVIQHVKPSSDWTEETVSPSWILDVAAGDFDLTADGDEIAMIRNTRRALVYLFHPGDLTYYSTVGPNSGPTFGALAAGNFDGDATEEMAVALEDVVNGEYPIHCFNPGDSSAFKELSQNVLGVPAQAIAACDVTVGETLGVYERAQGFFSADYGATMSDWGKCIAVLPSAPQITAVPVFLLNAAPADNTDEYLKVVPIVR from the coding sequence ATGGAGTTTGATACCAGAACTTTTGAGGGCAGCGGACTCAACACCTTTGTCGGTCTGTTTAATGATTCTGGCGATAATGATGACCATCCGCAACTGAACTGGATTGGTGCAGTACTTTCTGTTGGAGGAGTGCATGGGACGACCAAGAACAGTAGCGGATATTTGGCAAGCACACCAATAGCGCTGGACGGAACGGGCGTTTTGCACCGAGTCAAAATGAAGGTTTATAATACCGGGGAGCAAACCCTGATGGACGTTTCCCTGTACCGAATTGATGACGAGACATTTGAGGTGGAACAAATCAACGAGATCGCAGGTTTCGTTGTTCTTGATGAGGGCGAAAGCTTTGTGCAGGGACTGGATGTTTTTGGGGTTCGGAATAAAATTAATTCTGAGCAGATACCCCCGTCGTATCTTTCCGCCGATTTGGACAATCTGTATTTTTCTCTGGAAACGGCCAATAAAGAACAGCCGGTTCCGTCGTTTGCGCCCCTGTGTGTCAGTGCAAAACTATCGACAGGATCTCCGTATTTTGACCCGTGGAATACAGACCGCTGGTCCGAATGGTATTCTGGAACAAACCTGATTAAATCATTTGCCGTCGATTGTAATGTTGTGCTTGCCGATCGCGGAGGAAGCACCAACCGCTGGAAGCCATCTGTTTCTCAGCTTTCATCCGGACGATTGTTTTATCTCGGGAACTGTTCCCGAGGTATTACATTTGATGGAAATGGGCAATATATCGATGCACGCTTAGGAAAGGCATCGTCTGTGACGGTGCAAACTCTATACGAACATTACGAGGAATACTCTCACAGCATTCGTCATCCTCTGACAAATTGTTTCTACTGTGTTGGAATAGAAGAACCGACGTTTGATGAAACCATCATTCGTGACCTTTGGGTTTTTGGCTGTATTCATGCGTTTAGAACTGGTGGCATTTCTCATCCGGTGACGGTAGATGCGGTCAGATTTCGACAGAATTTCTGGAGTGCACTGCTGAGCGGAAAAAATACGACCATCAGTCATTGTAGTCTTATGGAGGGTGCGTGGGGCGGGTTATATTTGGGATATGGCTCTTCATTCAATCATATTGAATACGTTTCCTGGAGAGATAATAACTACCAGCAGCATAAGTATTACAGTGATATTGCAGTAGATTCCAGTTATGGGAACCTGATTGAGAACTGCACGCACGAAGCGCCTAGCGGCGGGGATTACCACGTTGCTGTTAAAATGTTTCGTAATATGGGAGAGGGGCCCGGTGGTATTGCTCATCATTTAAGAGAAACTCCACCCAATGACAACATTTTTAGAAATAACTCGATTGCCGGATACAGCGTTGGGTACGAAGCTGCTGCGCGAATGGGAGAGGATATTGTTTACGACCTCTCTGGAGAAGGGCGAGATTATGCTTCGTATAATCTTTTTGAAGACAACAGCTTTTTCAGCACATCTGTTGGCATTAAGGTGAATGTTTCAGGAAACTCTATTAGAGGAAACCTTTTCCAGAATGTGATACATCCGATAGTGCTTCATTGTGTGTTTTACAGCCTGACTGAAACACGAATTGAAGATCAGGATGGAACCCGAGTATCGTTCTGGGAGAAAAATTCTGATTATACAGGCAGTCCAGATTATGCAAAGTGGTTCTCTCTGCAGAACGATCTAAATTCTGATACAGATCCTTCTGAACGCTATTTCCATTTGAGTTATTCCGGGGCTCCTGCTTTTGACACTTTTACCGGCTCTTCCGTATTGGTCAAACAAACTGATAATAACACGTCCCAAATTATAAACCGATCTACAATGAAGGATGTTTATGCTTCGGGTGGAACGCCGGTGGATATAGCCATCGGTAATTTCTGGGATAGTAACCCGGGGGATGAAATTGCAATTATCTGGGATGCTCCGGTTTCGCGGATTGCAGGAACAAATTACTATTCAATTATTATTTATGACACAAACGGAATTGAAGTGAACCGTTGCGGGAAAAGTACGGTGCCATGGCGGGCGATTGCTTCTGGAAACTTTATCAGCCTTTTAGGGGATGAGATTGCGGCGGTTCCGGAAACGGCAGTTGACGGGAAATATCCGATTTATGTTTTTGCCCGGGGACGCGAACATGCCAGCTATACAAATATCCCGAACAATACAGTCAAAATTCATTGCTTGGCGGGAGGCGACTTTAATCCCTCATTGAGATTTGACGAAATCGCTTATGTAAGTTCGAGTGCAAGAACCGTTATTCAGCATGTGAAGCCATCGTCTGATTGGACTGAAGAGACCGTGAGTCCGTCCTGGATTCTTGATGTTGCAGCCGGAGATTTTGATTTGACCGCGGACGGAGACGAGATTGCAATGATTCGTAATACTCGTCGGGCTCTGGTCTATCTCTTCCATCCCGGTGATTTGACATATTATTCCACGGTCGGTCCGAATAGCGGTCCGACTTTCGGCGCTCTTGCCGCCGGAAATTTTGATGGGGATGCAACAGAAGAAATGGCGGTGGCTTTGGAAGATGTCGTTAACGGCGAGTATCCGATTCACTGCTTCAACCCAGGTGATAGTAGCGCGTTTAAGGAACTCAGCCAGAATGTACTGGGCGTCCCGGCACAGGCTATCGCAGCCTGTGATGTTACAGTGGGGGAAACCCTTGGTGTTTACGAACGTGCTCAGGGGTTTTTCAGCGCAGACTATGGCGCGACGATGTCGGATTGGGGGAAATGTATCGCGGTGTTGCCTTCTGCTCCGCAGATCACAGCTGTACCTGTTTTTCTTTTGAATGCCGCTCCTGCTGATAACACAGATGAATATCTCAAAGTCGTTCCGATAGTTAGATGA
- a CDS encoding sodium:solute symporter family transporter has protein sequence MMDTLHIRFLDILVLVLYFGATIGIGLFFSRKNTNTEEYFLGGRSFPGWALGLSLVGTCMSSITFLSHPADAFKTTFVRMSTMISFPLVSLFAVFILLPFFRRGTISSAYEYLARRFGKSVSCYAACIFFLIQVIRISTILYLISLLIHTVLGLNFMTCLVLAGGITALYTVSGGFDAVIWTDVLQTITLIFGSVIIVGLVSVHTSGGLSALVQAAFEHGKFSLVRDLDSSNGLLEPLKSGFSLTDKTLLMLLIMGVVQYLTGQFDQTSIQRWCSAKSPHEARKAIYVLALSAVPIWASFMFAGTMLWAFFYFHPDPAVTEMLSGVRKAEEIVPYFVVNYMPPGLSGLLIAGALAAAMSSLSSSINAASMVWVQDIYKPYLVKSKTDKHYLRVGFVSAGIVSLLMLIGAYLFYTANTKTLNDLGLIITSVCAGGMLGVFLFGVLTRRGDYRAIWAALAVNAVFTSYILLDNSGVIPDFASLSIDLYFTALIGNSLTFLTAFLASFVFKTKITDFTNLTVWDQEDIPLV, from the coding sequence ATGATGGATACATTACACATCCGGTTTCTGGATATTCTTGTTCTGGTGCTTTATTTTGGAGCGACAATCGGGATTGGGCTGTTTTTTTCGCGGAAAAATACAAACACTGAAGAGTATTTTCTGGGTGGTCGTTCCTTTCCCGGTTGGGCGCTCGGGCTGAGTCTTGTTGGAACCTGCATGAGTTCCATTACGTTTCTGTCTCACCCGGCCGATGCGTTCAAAACGACATTTGTACGAATGTCCACGATGATCAGTTTTCCGCTGGTTTCCCTGTTCGCGGTGTTCATACTGCTTCCGTTTTTCCGCCGGGGAACTATTTCTTCTGCTTATGAATATCTGGCGAGGCGGTTTGGAAAATCTGTTTCCTGCTATGCAGCCTGCATCTTCTTCCTGATTCAGGTGATCCGGATCAGTACGATTCTCTACCTGATTTCTTTGCTGATTCATACCGTGCTCGGGTTGAATTTCATGACCTGTCTTGTGCTGGCGGGCGGCATCACCGCGTTGTATACCGTCAGTGGCGGCTTTGATGCAGTCATCTGGACGGATGTTCTCCAGACAATCACGTTGATCTTTGGTTCGGTGATTATTGTCGGACTGGTTTCTGTTCATACGTCTGGTGGATTATCAGCGTTGGTTCAGGCCGCATTTGAACACGGGAAATTTTCTCTGGTCCGTGACTTGGATTCGTCAAACGGCCTGTTGGAACCGTTAAAAAGCGGATTCTCCCTGACGGATAAAACCCTGCTTATGCTCTTGATCATGGGTGTTGTTCAATACCTGACCGGACAGTTTGATCAGACCAGCATTCAACGCTGGTGTTCGGCAAAGTCTCCGCATGAGGCCAGGAAAGCAATCTATGTCCTCGCATTGTCAGCGGTTCCGATCTGGGCCAGCTTTATGTTCGCGGGAACCATGCTGTGGGCATTCTTTTATTTTCATCCGGATCCGGCGGTGACGGAAATGCTTTCCGGAGTTCGCAAGGCGGAAGAGATCGTTCCTTACTTTGTGGTTAACTATATGCCGCCCGGCCTTTCTGGTCTGCTGATTGCCGGGGCACTGGCTGCGGCGATGTCGTCACTCAGTTCCAGCATCAACGCCGCCAGCATGGTTTGGGTTCAGGATATCTATAAGCCGTATCTCGTGAAGTCCAAAACAGATAAGCATTATCTGCGGGTCGGATTTGTCTCGGCCGGGATTGTTTCTTTGCTGATGCTGATCGGTGCCTATCTTTTTTATACAGCGAATACAAAAACCCTGAATGATCTGGGGCTGATCATTACCAGTGTCTGTGCCGGTGGTATGCTCGGGGTTTTTCTTTTTGGAGTGCTGACACGGCGCGGGGATTATCGGGCCATCTGGGCTGCGCTGGCAGTGAATGCGGTATTCACCAGCTACATTCTGCTGGATAACAGCGGAGTGATTCCCGATTTCGCATCTCTCTCGATAGACCTCTATTTTACAGCCCTGATCGGCAATTCACTGACCTTTTTGACGGCGTTTCTGGCCAGCTTTGTCTTTAAAACAAAAATTACTGATTTCACCAACCTGACGGTTTGGGATCAGGAGGATATCCCGCTTGTGTAG
- a CDS encoding helix-turn-helix transcriptional regulator, translated as MDKLSQRTPPTAESVKLVFASCCYESNIREHAHACSELILIKKGSCTVHAGPHTLQASAGDIITMPAHQVHDQAAEEPIETVFCGFNAPASLTFPEPHVIPLPDAAFIEKCMMLLVSIRLSQLQAAEDAADTVFSAVLKQLRHQHSLHEEQKTIPPMLRVTLRYIDDNLDKPLLIKELADHMHMSVSHLQMLFREHLDTSPLQYLNTQRMQAAKFALQTPYLSVKEVAAICGYPDVNYFIRTFRKIHGIPPGQWRKQQQNIL; from the coding sequence ATGGATAAGCTCTCACAACGAACCCCGCCGACGGCAGAATCCGTCAAACTGGTCTTTGCCAGCTGCTGCTACGAAAGCAACATTCGCGAACACGCGCATGCCTGCTCCGAACTGATCCTTATCAAAAAAGGCTCATGCACAGTGCACGCCGGACCGCATACGCTCCAGGCAAGCGCCGGCGACATTATCACCATGCCGGCACATCAGGTGCACGACCAGGCCGCAGAAGAACCGATCGAAACGGTCTTCTGCGGATTCAATGCACCGGCATCGCTGACATTTCCCGAGCCCCACGTGATTCCGCTGCCCGATGCTGCTTTTATTGAAAAATGCATGATGCTGCTGGTCTCTATACGTCTCAGCCAGCTTCAGGCAGCAGAAGATGCCGCAGACACCGTCTTTTCCGCTGTTCTCAAACAGCTCCGGCACCAGCATTCTCTTCACGAAGAACAGAAAACAATTCCGCCGATGCTACGGGTTACCCTGCGGTACATTGATGACAATCTGGACAAACCTCTGCTGATCAAGGAGCTTGCCGATCACATGCACATGAGCGTCAGCCACCTTCAGATGCTCTTCCGGGAACACCTCGACACCAGCCCGCTTCAATATTTAAACACCCAGCGTATGCAGGCCGCAAAATTCGCACTGCAAACTCCGTACCTGTCTGTCAAAGAAGTTGCCGCCATCTGCGGATATCCCGATGTGAATTATTTCATTCGAACCTTCCGGAAAATACACGGGATTCCGCCCGGACAGTGGCGGAAGCAGCAGCAGAACATACTGTAA
- a CDS encoding nucleoside hydrolase, which yields MMRETAGAFGKTRLLIDTDANNETDDQHAIAYALFSDESLDVEGITVNQTHNGGTVDVQMEEAVRIVKLCDRYPDIPMYKGANGNLKDILPHLDTPDFDGHEAVDFIIEQALKESDSKLVLLPIGKLTNIALALAKAPEIIPNVRVVWLGSNFPAEEDVEYNLTSDRDAVRYLLDCPVEFEMVTVLFGDPEGTWGLKVSQEEILRTMPGVGPRISEPVTGRHGGEFFCFGDYSANLYANAPQHGTPPGRPLFDVGAVAVVKNPEWARATVIPRPMLVDRGWSLRPENSMKMVVWDCFNRTEIISDFFETMEACRMCSC from the coding sequence ATGATGAGAGAAACAGCAGGTGCTTTTGGAAAAACACGGCTTTTGATCGATACCGACGCCAATAATGAAACGGACGATCAGCACGCGATTGCTTACGCACTGTTCAGTGATGAGTCGCTGGACGTTGAAGGCATCACGGTGAATCAGACCCATAACGGTGGAACGGTTGATGTGCAGATGGAAGAGGCGGTTCGCATTGTTAAGCTGTGCGACCGCTATCCGGACATTCCGATGTATAAAGGAGCCAACGGAAACCTTAAGGATATTCTTCCCCATCTTGACACACCGGACTTTGATGGCCATGAAGCGGTCGATTTTATTATTGAGCAGGCGCTTAAAGAGTCGGATTCAAAACTGGTTCTTCTTCCGATCGGCAAGCTGACGAATATTGCTCTGGCATTGGCGAAGGCTCCGGAAATTATCCCGAATGTCCGGGTGGTCTGGCTCGGTTCCAACTTCCCGGCGGAGGAAGATGTTGAATATAACCTGACCAGCGACCGGGATGCGGTTCGATACCTGCTGGACTGTCCGGTTGAGTTTGAAATGGTCACGGTTCTTTTTGGCGATCCGGAAGGAACCTGGGGTCTTAAGGTTTCCCAGGAGGAGATTCTTAGAACCATGCCGGGGGTCGGGCCGCGCATTTCTGAGCCTGTAACGGGGCGGCATGGCGGTGAATTTTTCTGTTTTGGAGATTATTCTGCCAATCTGTACGCCAATGCTCCCCAGCACGGAACACCGCCGGGACGACCGCTGTTCGACGTGGGTGCGGTGGCTGTCGTGAAAAATCCGGAATGGGCCAGAGCGACCGTTATCCCGCGCCCGATGCTGGTCGATCGAGGTTGGAGCCTTCGTCCGGAGAATTCCATGAAAATGGTTGTTTGGGATTGTTTTAACCGAACCGAAATCATTTCGGACTTTTTTGAAACCATGGAAGCCTGCCGCATGTGCAGTTGCTGA
- a CDS encoding dihydrodipicolinate synthase family protein, whose translation MSLENGFLKGIIPPLVTPLLGRDELDTEGLEKLVEHILAGGVHGLFVLGTTGEAPGLSYRLRQEIISRTCRQVAGRVPVVVGITDTSFAESANLARFSADSAASAVVLAPPYYFPAGQPELLEYIEHLVPELPLPLVLYNMPSHTKLVFEPDTVRKAMDIPEVIGLKDSSANMVYFHRLQLFLKERPDFTLLVGPEELLGETVLLGGHGGVCGGANLFPRLYVRLYEAAVAGDRTRVEELHELVMQISSTIYSVGHYGSSFLKGIKCALALEGICSDFMAEPFHRFNAPEKARISEYLDKFNPIINSQCC comes from the coding sequence GTGTCTTTAGAGAATGGATTTTTAAAAGGAATTATTCCCCCGCTGGTTACACCGTTGCTGGGACGTGATGAGCTGGATACGGAAGGACTTGAAAAACTGGTTGAACATATTTTGGCGGGTGGTGTTCACGGGCTTTTTGTTCTGGGAACAACGGGCGAAGCGCCGGGCCTGAGCTATCGACTGCGCCAGGAAATTATTTCCCGGACCTGCCGTCAGGTTGCGGGCCGCGTCCCGGTCGTCGTTGGCATTACCGATACGTCCTTTGCCGAGTCTGCTAATCTTGCACGCTTCTCTGCGGATTCCGCCGCGTCCGCCGTTGTGTTGGCCCCGCCGTATTATTTTCCCGCCGGGCAGCCCGAGCTGCTGGAGTATATTGAGCACCTCGTTCCAGAGCTTCCGCTTCCGCTGGTGCTTTACAATATGCCAAGTCACACCAAACTGGTGTTCGAGCCGGATACCGTCCGAAAAGCCATGGATATTCCGGAGGTGATCGGGCTGAAAGACAGTTCGGCCAATATGGTGTATTTTCATCGCCTGCAGCTGTTCCTGAAAGAGCGGCCGGACTTTACTCTGCTGGTCGGGCCGGAGGAGCTGTTGGGAGAAACGGTTCTGCTGGGCGGGCACGGCGGTGTCTGCGGCGGAGCCAACCTTTTTCCCCGGCTTTATGTTCGTTTATATGAAGCGGCGGTGGCCGGCGATCGGACCCGGGTTGAAGAACTCCATGAGCTGGTCATGCAGATCAGTTCCACGATTTACAGTGTCGGCCATTATGGCTCGAGCTTTCTCAAAGGCATCAAATGTGCGCTGGCTCTCGAAGGAATCTGCAGCGATTTCATGGCAGAACCCTTTCATCGTTTCAATGCCCCGGAAAAGGCCCGGATTTCTGAATATCTGGATAAGTTCAACCCCATCATCAACAGTCAATGCTGTTGA